GCTGGCTAGGGCATCGGCTTTGCAAGCCGAGGGTCGGGGGTTCGAACCCCCCTGCCTCCAGTGGAAGGTTTTTTTACAGTTGAGCGAGAGGACGGGAAGGATGATATGGTCAAGCGAAGGAAGGGTTCGCGGAGGATGCCTGGGAGCCGCCAGGCGAGGAAGGGCGCGGCAAGCTGCGAAAAGCCGGGGGGAGGAGCCGACATCCCGAGATCCCCGGGTGCCCGAATGGAGTAATCCGCGCGGAGCAATCCGCGCGCCGCGGTGCTGAATACATAGGCGCCGCGGGGAGAGACGCAGGGGAGTGAACCATCTAAGTACCTGCAGGAAAAGAAATCAAACGAGATTCCCCCAGTAGCGGCGAGCGAACGGGGAGGAGCCCAAACCGCGGGCCTTCGGGGCCGCGGGGTTGTAGGGGTGCGCCTGGGATTTGGTCCCGGCGCGCGCCGCATGCACAGCGGAACGGTCTGGGAAGGCCGGCCGGAGCGGGTGAGAGCCCCGTACGCGAAGTGGGTGCGGGCGCGCTGGGCGCGCTGCCTGAGTACGCCGGGACACGAGGAATCCCGGCGGAAACAGGGGGGACCACCCTCCAAGGCTGAATACTCGGCGGCTACCGATAGCGTATAGTACCGTGAGGGAAAGGTGAAAAGGACCCCGGGAGGGGAGTGAAAGAGAACCTGAAACCGCGGACCCACAAGCGGTCGGAGCCATGGCGACATGGTGACGGCGTGCCTTTTGTAGAATGAGCCTGCGAGTTGCCGTGCGCGGCGAGGCTAAGGGACAGGAGTCCCGGAGCCGGAGGGAAACCGAGTCCGAAGAGGGCGCGAGTCGCGCGGGGCAGACCCGAAGCCAAGTGATCTAGCCGCGGCCAGGCTGAGGCAGGGGTGGAACCCTGTGGAGGGCCGAACCTAAGTCCGCTGAAAAGGGCTGGGATGAGCTGCGGCTGGGGGTGAAAGGCCAAACAAACTTGGAGATAGCTGGCACTCTCCGAAATAGCTTTAGGGCTAGCGTCGCGCGGACCGCGCGGGAGGTAGAGCACCGGATAGGCGAGGGGCCGTCACTGGCTGCCGAGCTTAACCGAACTCCGAATGCCCGCGCGCCATACGCGGCAGTCAGGCGGCGACTGATAAGGGCCGTCGCCGAGAGGGGAACAGCCCGGACCGCCGGCCAAGGTCCCGAATGCGCGCCGAGTGGGAAAGGAAGTGCGGATGCACAGACAGCCAGGAGGTTGGCTCAGAGGCAGCAACGCCTCCAAGGAGTGCGTAACAGCTCACTGGTCGAGTATCCGCGCGCCGATAATGTAACGGGGCTAAGCGCGCAACCGAAGCCGCGGGGGCGGGCGCCGTAGGGCGTCCGTCCGGTAGGAGAGCATCCCGCATACGGGAGAAGCGGGGGCGGGAGCCCCCGTGGACGGGGCGGGAGAGAGGATGCAGGCATGAGTAACGTGAAAGACGGGTGGGATCCCCGTCCGCCGGAAGCCTGAGGTTTCCAGGGTAAAGGCAATCTGCCCGAGGGTCAGCCGGCCCCTAAGCCGAGGGTGAAGACCGTAGGCGATGGGAAGCGGGTCAACAATCCCGCGCCGCCGGGCGCTTACGATGGGGCGAAGCATTGCGCAGTACGCCGCGGGGCGGCGGTATGCCCCGCCAAAGCCGCGAGGCGCTGAGGGGTCCAGGGAAGTCCGGGCCCCGAGCCGAGCGGTGAGGGAGGGTCCTTACGGGGGCCTGAAGGGTGTGCTGTGCGGTGACGAGAAAGAACCCCTGGGTGCTACGCCCGGGACCGTACCAGAGACCGACACAGGTGGGCGAGCTGAATATGCGAAGGCGACGGAAGAGTTCGCGTCAAGGAACTCGGCAAACTGCATGCGTAACTTCGGGATAAGCATGGCCCCCGCGAGGGGGCCGCAGAGAAACGGCCCATGCGACTGTTTACCAAAAACACAGGTCCGCGCGAACCAGCGATGGGAGGTATGCGGACTGACACCTGCCCGGTACCGGAAGGTCAAGGGGAGCCGTCAGCGCAAGCGAAGCGGCGAGCCCAAGCCCCGGCAAACGGCGGCCGTAACTATAACGGTCCTAAGGTAGCGAAATTCCTTGTCGGGCAAGTTCCGACCCGCACGAATGGTGTAACGATATGGGCGCTGTCTCGACGCGAAATCCGGTGAAATTGAAGTCCAGGTGAAGATGCCTGGTACCCGTGGTTAGACGGAAAGACCCCGTGAACCTTTACTTCAACTTGGCGTCGGCGCGCGGACAGGGATGTGTAGGATAGGTGGGAGGCAACGAAGCGGGGCCGTCAGGCAACGCGGAGCCGCCGGTGAAATACCACCCTTCCCTTTCCGCGCGCCTAACCCGGGCCGCGAACCGGTCCGGGGACTGGGCCAGGCGGGAAGTTTGACTGGGGCGGTCGCCTCCTGAAGGGTAACGGAGGCGCGCGAAGGTCGCCTTAGGACGGTCGGGAATCGTCCGGCAAGCGCAAAGGCACAAGGCGGCCTGACTGCGAGGCGTACATGCCGGGCAGACGCGAAAGCGGGTCTTAGTGATCTGGCGGTGGCGTGTGGAAGCGCCGTCACTTAACGGATAAAAGGTACTCCGGGGATAACAGGCTGATCTTGCCCAAGAGTTCACATCGACGGCAAGGTTTGGCACCTCGATGTCGGCTCATCGCATCCTGGGGCTGGAGCAGGTCCCAAGGGTTTGGCTGTTCGCCAATCAAAGCGGTACGCGAGCTGGGTTCAGAACGTCGTGAGACAGTTCGGTCCCTATCTGCCATGGGCGCTGGACGTCTGAGGGGTCCTGCCTCTAGTACGAGAGGACCGAGGTGGACGGACCTCTGGTGTACCGGTTGTCCCGCCAGGGGCAGCCGCCGGGTAGCCATGTCCGGAAGGGATAAACGCTGAAAGCATCTAAGCGTGAAGCCCCCCCCAAGATGAGACGTCCCCGAGGGTATAACCCTCCTGAAGGAACCAGGGAGACTACCTGGTCGATAGGCCGGGGGTGCAGGCGCCGCAAGACGCACAGCCCACCGGTACTAATCAGCCGTGAGGCTTGGCCATATCATCGTTCCCGCCGTCGCGGGGAGGCTCGGGGGGCGTCCGTCCTGCGGACGGACCCGGAGCCGGCCCGGTGGCCACAGCAAGGCGGACATACCCGTTCCCATCCCGAACACGGTCGTCAAGCGCCTTCGCGCCGATGGTACTGCGGTTCTTCCGCGGGAGAGTAGGTAGCCGCCGGGCCCTTTCTTTTTCCTTCCTGTTTTTGTTTTCGGTTTTCAATGACCGAAGATCTTCGTGGAGCGTGCTCCTCGTGGATGTTTGGTTATTTGTTCCGGTGGCCACAGCAAGGCGGACATACCCGTTCCCATCCCGAACACGGTCGTCAAGCGCCTTCGCGCCGATGGTACTGCGGTTCTTCCGCGGGAGAGTAGGTAGCCGCCGGAATTTTTTTTATCTTTTTCCTCTGACAATATCTGGTGATACTGAATTCCTTGTGGCAACAGAACGAAAGAACGGGTATACTTGCCGGTGAGGAAGCACATGATCCGATTCTACAAACCTACCATTCGAAGAAAAGACATGAACGCCGTCCTGCAGACGATGGTGGACGAAAAGATTGGCCCGGGAGAACGCAAACGGCAATTTGCCGGATTGCTTTCCCAGCAGTTGGGCAAATCGCACTGCGTCCCTCTTCGTTCGTATGTCGACGCGATCCGTTTGTCCTATGTGGCATGCCAGGTCGGCAACGGCTCTCTGGTGGGTATGAGCGTGCTCTCTCCGGAAATCCATCGGTACGCGGCGACGATGCTCGGCGCATCCGTTCTTCTCGGGGATGTGGACCCCGCTACAGGGTGTCTCTCCGCAGATGAAGCGAAACGCCTGGAAGGGGAAGGGTGCTGCTGCGTCATCCTTGATGAACCGGTGGGCATGATTCCCTACCAACAGGATTATTCCTCGCTTTCCGTTCCTCTGATTGAAGATGTCACCCAAAGCATCGGTTCTGTGTATGATACGGAGAAAGCGGGATCGCGGGGAAAGATCCTCGTCTCCGCGTTCGAGGAACCGGATGTGATCAGCGCGGCGGGGGGTGCGGCCATTCTGACCAATGACCAGAAGATCCGCGACGCGGTGCTTTCGTCCATCGCCAGCGTCCGGCCGTTCATGGAACTGCCGGATCTCAACGCGGCGTTGGGGATCATCCAATGTGAGACGTTTCCGGAACAATTGGAGAAACGGCGGACGTTCTACCGGTTGTTCCAGAAAGGATTGCTGAAGACCCACCACAAGCTGTTCGGCATCACCAACCCGGAATTCGAGATCAACGGCTACGGGTTCGCCGTCCAGCTTGATTCGAAGATTGAAGAGGTGATGGATTTCGCCACCCGCTATCAAGTATCGACACGAAGAACGTTCGCCTCGTGCGTCGGTGCCGACAAGGTGGAGGATTTCGACCATTTCCCTGTGGCGATTCCTGCCATCCTCCGGTGTGTCTCGTTTCCCATTTACCCGTTCATCAGCCAGGCAGACAGTGATGTGCTGCTGAAAGTAATCTCCCATCTCCCATAAAGGAACATGTCATGGTAACCCATATCCTGATCATCGCGAACTGGAACAAACCGGAAAGCCATCCGCTGGCGGCGGAGATTTCCCGTTACATCATCAGCAAAGGGCTGATCTGTTCCATTTCCATCACGTCGGACGACGTCAGGGATCTGATCGTGCCTCCTGGCACCGATCTTGCCATCAGCCTTGGCGGTGACGGGACGGTGCTGTACTGCGCCCGGTTCCTGCATGATCTGGGAATCCCCATCATGGCGGTGAACCTGGGCACATTCGGGTACATCACCGAAGTGGGCAAGGATGAATGGAAGGAAGAGCTTGAGTTGTTCCTTGCCGGGAAGACCAAACTCTCACGCAGGCTGATGATCCGGGTGGAAGTGGTCCGCCAGGGCCGGAAAGTGTTCCAGTGCCATGGACTGAATGAGATGGTGGTCACCTCCAGCGGCATCAGCAAGGTGGTGAACCTCTCCGTAAACATGGATGGGGTGTTCGGCGGGATCTTCCGCGCTGACGGCATCATTGTCGCAACCCCGACCGGATCCACCGGCTACAGCCTGGCGGCCGGCGGTCCGATCCTGGACGCCGGTCTGTCCGACCTGATCGTCACTCCGGTCTGTCCGTTCACCCTGTCCAACCGGCCTTTGGTCGTTGACGGGGAGACGGAGATCTCTTTGGAAGTGTTGCCCAAACAACGGACCGGTCTGATGCTGACGGTGGACGGACAACAGAATTTTCCCCTCCATGAAGGGGATGTGATCACCGTGGAGAAGGCGCGCAGCAAAGCGTTGATCGTCTCCAGCGGCAAACGCTCCTACATCGAGGTGATCAGGGAGAAACTCCACTGGTCACGGGGAGGGTTCCATGCTTGAAAGCCTTTCCATCCGACATTACGCGCTCATCGATGACGCCCAGATCGAATTCGGTCCGGGTGTGACCGTCCTGACCGGTGAGACCGGAGCGGGGAAGTCAATCATCATGGGGGCGCTTTCCTTGCTGTTGGGGGACAAGGCGGAAAACCAAGTGATCCGCACCGGTTGTGACTCCGCATCGGTCAGCGCCACCTTTTCGTTCACCAATCCCTGGGAAGCGCTCCGTCACGCGTTGGATGAGATGGGGCTCTCCCTGGAAGACGGGGTTTTGGTGCTCTCCCGGACGTTGAAATCCAACGGACGGTCGACGATCACCATCCAGGGCGTGGCGAAGACCCGCTCGGAACTTGCTCTGCTTGGATCCCTTTTGGTGGATGTCTCCGCCCAACGTGACCATCAAAGCCTGTTTCTGCCCGCCAAACAACGCGATGTGCTGGACGCTTACGCCAGGGATGAAAAGGAACGCGTCGCCTATCGCACCCATTGGGATGCGTTGCAGGGACTCCTTCGGGAGAAGGATGAACTGACAACGGCGCTGAAGGACGCGGTACGGGAGACGGACTATCTTTCCTTCGCCGTCCAGGAGATCGAACACGCCGACATCAAGGACGGTGAGGATGAGGCGGTTGCCGAGGAAGTCCGGGTCGCCGGCTCGTACGAACAGATTCATACCCGTCTGGAGACGGTGGAGTCGCTGTTGGGCGGGGAGGGTGAGAGCAGGGGTGCGGTGCTTTCCCTGAAGGACGCGGCCAGGGAGATGAACGGCGCATCCCGTCTGGATGCTTCCCTTGCCGAATTGGCATCCCGATTGGAGAGCGCGTCCATCGAATGTGATGATATCGCCGAGACCATCCGCGACCGGCTGGGGCGGATGCGCTTCAGCCAGGAGAAGCTGGATGAACTGCAGGCGCGCCTTTCCCTGTTGCAACGACTGAAAAAGAAGTATGGACCGACGCTCTCCGATGTGCTTGCGTTTCTTGACGCATCCCGCCGGAAGCTGGACGCAGGTCTTCACGGACAGGAACGCCTGTCCGTGATTGAGAAGCGGATCATTGACGAGGAACACCAGTTGGCTGCGGCCGCTGAGGCGCTTACGTCCCGTCGGATGGCTGCCGCCAAGGACCTGGCAGCCAAGATCCAGAAAAACCTGCGTGTGTTGGGGATGGAAAAAGCGGTGTTCACCATTTTGGTGCAGCCTGCGGAGCGTTCCGCCTGGGGGGCTGATGACATCTCCTTCTCCCTGTGCGCCAACCCCGGCATGGAAAGCCGACCCATCGCGGAAGTGGCCAGCGGAGGCGAATTGTCCCGTGTCCTGCTGGCGTTGAAGACCACGTTGGAAGCGGATGATGAGGTGGGTACGCTGGTGTTTGACGAGATTGACGCCGGCATCGGAGGGGCGGTGGCGCTTTCCGTCGGAGGACAGCTTGCCCGTCTTGGAGCCGGGCACCAGGTGATCGTCATCACCCACCTGGCTTCCATCGCCGCCATGGCGAACGGACACCTGGTCGTTTCCAAAGAAGTGGAAAACGGCGCTTCCTATACCCATATTCGTCCGGTACACGGGGATGAACGGGTCAAGGAGATCGCGCGGATGCTCAGTGGCGATACGTCAGAGATCAGCCTTGCGCACGCTCGAGTGTTGGTGCAAAGTTCAGGTCATATCCTAGATTCCTGACTTCCTCCGAGCAGGTTCCGCAGAGGGCGGGGAAGATCACTTCCTGCAACTGTGTCAGATCTGGTTGGACGCCTTCTGCGCGCACCATGGAAAGAAACTCCTTCAGAGTGACGGCGAATTCGTCGTCGATTGTATTGTTTCGTCCCATCAGTACTTGGGTGATCACCGAAATGCCGAAATTGACCAATGCGGCAAGCCGTTCCTTGTCCACAGCCCGACGGGAGTGCGAGACGAAACGGGTCAGGCGGAAGAACGCCTCCTTCACTTCCATCCAATTGTCCTGCCGGTAACGGAGGAAGATGCTGACCAAGGCGTTGAACGCCAGCCCCATGGTCTGAACCTCCACCAAAGGATCCATCGGATAGGGGCTGTCATCGGCGAAATATCCGAATTTCTGGATTTCATCGGCGATGCGCATGATGTCTTCGTAGGGAAGGGTGGCGAAATCCATCCCGACTTTCTTGTTGAAGTAGATGAACATCGATTGCGGGATGGATGCGTTGGTAACCGTCTGTTGGGAGATTTTCTTTCCCATCCGGTCGGTGATCGTCACCACCAGGTTGATGATCCCGGACCCTTGGGGTGATTTGTCTTCCACGTAGGCGTTCCAATGGGTCAGCAACTCCGTGTCGTACAGCAGGAACGCCGGACCGTCGGCCGATTCCAACAGGTAGTTCCCATACCGTTTCTCCCCATCTCCGAACCGGGCGGCGAGATGGAAGAACAATGTCGCTTCCGTCATGCCGGACAGCTGCATCCATTCCTTCGCGGCGATGGTCATGCCGTTGCCGTCCTGGGGACGGTTGCATTTGGCCTGCTGCAGGTCGATCAAAAAGGAAGGAAGCACCGCTTCTCCGGTCAGCTCCTGGTACAGGGAGACGGACATCAGCGCGTAGGCGATGTTCTGACGAGGCTCGATGCCTCCCAGGTCGGAGAAGAACCAACCGCAACTGGTGAACGAATACATGGAGAACATGTAGCAGACGAACATACCGGCAAGTTCCTGCCGGTTCGCCTCATCAAACGGATGGGTTTCGTTCAATTGGTCCAGGAACGCATCCATCGTCATCTGCTTCGCGGCGACCGGTCCGAAGTGGGAGAGGATATGGTGCAGGTCCACTCCTTCCCCAAACACCCGG
The window above is part of the Sphaerochaeta sp. genome. Proteins encoded here:
- a CDS encoding DegT/DnrJ/EryC1/StrS family aminotransferase; its protein translation is MIRFYKPTIRRKDMNAVLQTMVDEKIGPGERKRQFAGLLSQQLGKSHCVPLRSYVDAIRLSYVACQVGNGSLVGMSVLSPEIHRYAATMLGASVLLGDVDPATGCLSADEAKRLEGEGCCCVILDEPVGMIPYQQDYSSLSVPLIEDVTQSIGSVYDTEKAGSRGKILVSAFEEPDVISAAGGAAILTNDQKIRDAVLSSIASVRPFMELPDLNAALGIIQCETFPEQLEKRRTFYRLFQKGLLKTHHKLFGITNPEFEINGYGFAVQLDSKIEEVMDFATRYQVSTRRTFASCVGADKVEDFDHFPVAIPAILRCVSFPIYPFISQADSDVLLKVISHLP
- the recN gene encoding DNA repair protein RecN, producing the protein MLESLSIRHYALIDDAQIEFGPGVTVLTGETGAGKSIIMGALSLLLGDKAENQVIRTGCDSASVSATFSFTNPWEALRHALDEMGLSLEDGVLVLSRTLKSNGRSTITIQGVAKTRSELALLGSLLVDVSAQRDHQSLFLPAKQRDVLDAYARDEKERVAYRTHWDALQGLLREKDELTTALKDAVRETDYLSFAVQEIEHADIKDGEDEAVAEEVRVAGSYEQIHTRLETVESLLGGEGESRGAVLSLKDAAREMNGASRLDASLAELASRLESASIECDDIAETIRDRLGRMRFSQEKLDELQARLSLLQRLKKKYGPTLSDVLAFLDASRRKLDAGLHGQERLSVIEKRIIDEEHQLAAAAEALTSRRMAAAKDLAAKIQKNLRVLGMEKAVFTILVQPAERSAWGADDISFSLCANPGMESRPIAEVASGGELSRVLLALKTTLEADDEVGTLVFDEIDAGIGGAVALSVGGQLARLGAGHQVIVITHLASIAAMANGHLVVSKEVENGASYTHIRPVHGDERVKEIARMLSGDTSEISLAHARVLVQSSGHILDS
- a CDS encoding DUF3536 domain-containing protein, with protein sequence MNTPTTYPTDLILHGHFYQPPRENPRTDIVEVQDSAAPYRDWNERIWASCYRANAHSRYLNSTGQIESISNNYAHISFNFGATLLSWMEENHPATMEAIIQADKDSVKRLGHGNAIAQGFNHTILPLDDPEDARIQVEWGLEAFRTWFGRDSEGLWCPEAAINPAVIDILSSCGVKFVILSPWQCKSVEDSHGDMIDLSGKPAPYDEPFILTGEKGGTVSAFFYHPGLAGGISFGHLLRDADNLYNQLLSIKASDNTRLIHTATDGEIYGHHEPFGDMALCALIKKVESRSDFTFTNYATYLANHPAKRHAVLLPGEDDKGTSWSCVHGVSRWYKDCGCHTGGEEGWNQKWRLPLRTAFRTMHAKVMELCQETVGRVFGEGVDLHHILSHFGPVAAKQMTMDAFLDQLNETHPFDEANRQELAGMFVCYMFSMYSFTSCGWFFSDLGGIEPRQNIAYALMSVSLYQELTGEAVLPSFLIDLQQAKCNRPQDGNGMTIAAKEWMQLSGMTEATLFFHLAARFGDGEKRYGNYLLESADGPAFLLYDTELLTHWNAYVEDKSPQGSGIINLVVTITDRMGKKISQQTVTNASIPQSMFIYFNKKVGMDFATLPYEDIMRIADEIQKFGYFADDSPYPMDPLVEVQTMGLAFNALVSIFLRYRQDNWMEVKEAFFRLTRFVSHSRRAVDKERLAALVNFGISVITQVLMGRNNTIDDEFAVTLKEFLSMVRAEGVQPDLTQLQEVIFPALCGTCSEEVRNLGYDLNFAPTLERAQG
- a CDS encoding NAD(+)/NADH kinase is translated as MVTHILIIANWNKPESHPLAAEISRYIISKGLICSISITSDDVRDLIVPPGTDLAISLGGDGTVLYCARFLHDLGIPIMAVNLGTFGYITEVGKDEWKEELELFLAGKTKLSRRLMIRVEVVRQGRKVFQCHGLNEMVVTSSGISKVVNLSVNMDGVFGGIFRADGIIVATPTGSTGYSLAAGGPILDAGLSDLIVTPVCPFTLSNRPLVVDGETEISLEVLPKQRTGLMLTVDGQQNFPLHEGDVITVEKARSKALIVSSGKRSYIEVIREKLHWSRGGFHA